The Synchiropus splendidus isolate RoL2022-P1 chromosome 5, RoL_Sspl_1.0, whole genome shotgun sequence DNA window ATGGACATACATGCATTGAATTACAGATCATCAATCAATCATGTGCTCTCTTGACTTGCTCGAGTCACAAGAGTTTATCTGCAGGGTCTGTGCTGGGCCAGTTCTGTAAGAGTTTTAAATGGTCGGTTTCATTGATAAACAATGGTTTGTGACCGAGAAAAGGGTAGGTACCTGCGTCCCTGCAGcttcctggagaagaagagaactTTCATCAGCCAGCAGCCATGCCTGCAGATAGAGCTGACATATTTGTGCTACATATAAATTGATAAACCGATGCTCTCAAGGAAGTGAAGGTACCTGGATTTCTGACACATCTGGCAAAACAAACTGGTTTTCTTGTCCAGATGTGGTGGCAACGGACTCCTTTGGAACCGTTGCTGAAAGGACCTCTCTGCTGGCCTGCTCAGCACTAGTTTTTGGGTCTGGAAGACAGGCATGGTCCTTGTGACAATGCTGCTGTATATGACGAATTGAGCAGAGAGGGGTCATAGTTCAAACACCTTTTAGAGTGTGATAGAACACTGCCATTATTTATGCCTTTGCTCCTTAGAATAGCACCACCAAACTACTTAGGGGAGCAAAAACTAAATCTATATGAAATCTTCAATTGCAGTTTATCTCTTGCCTGCATCCGGGGGAGTGTTGACATTAGGTGCCGTTTTCTTGGCAGATTTCTTGGCAGCTTTAGTGCCAGTTTTGGTGGCCTTCCACTTTCTAGGAGCCTTTCCTACACCTGTCAATGTACGTGCCCTTCGCTGAGAACGAGTCTTTATGCCTGTAAGTAACAAAcaagaatgatt harbors:
- the LOC128758757 gene encoding uncharacterized protein LOC128758757 isoform X5, with the protein product MVQLDQPSKHPTKSSTQDSSVPLTTFQMARTKQVPRRGGKNKVPDKQRASPPVTRNASIKTRSQRRARTLTGVGKAPRKWKATKTGTKAAKKSAKKTAPNVNTPPDADPKTSAEQASREVLSATVPKESVATTSGQENQFVLPDVSEIQAWLLADESSLLLQEAAGTQNWPSTDPADKLL
- the LOC128758757 gene encoding uncharacterized protein LOC128758757 isoform X8 — protein: MVQLDQPSKHPTKSSTQDSSVPLTTFQMARTKQVPRRGGKNKVPDKQRASPPVTRNANPKTSAEQASREVLSATVPKESVATTSGQENQFVLPDVSEIQHKYVSSICRHGCWLMKVLFFSRKLQGRRTGPAQTLQINSCDSSKSREHMID
- the LOC128758757 gene encoding uncharacterized protein LOC128758757 isoform X7 — protein: MVQLDQPSKHPTKSSTQDSSVPLTTFQMARTKQVPRRGGKNKVPDKQRASPPVTRNASIKTRSQRRARTLTGVGKAPRKWKATKTGTKAAKKSAKKTAPNVNTPPDADPKTSAEQASREVLSATVPKESVATTSGQENQFVLPDVSEIQEAAGTQNWPSTDPADKLL
- the LOC128758757 gene encoding uncharacterized protein LOC128758757 isoform X4, which translates into the protein MVQLDQPSKHPTKSSTQDSSVPLTTFQMARTKQVPRRGGKNKVPDKQRASPPVTRNASIKTRSQRRARTLTGVGKAPRKWKATKTGTKAAKKSAKKTAPNVNTPPDADPKTSAEQASREVLSATVPKESVATTSGQENQFVLPDVSEIQLYLQAWLLADESSLLLQEAAGTQNWPSTDPADKLL
- the LOC128758757 gene encoding uncharacterized protein LOC128758757 isoform X6 translates to MVQLDQPSKHPTKSSTQDSSVPLTTFQMARTKQVPRRGGKNKVPDKQRASPPVTRNASIKTRSQRRARTLTGVGKAPRKWKATKTGTKAAKKSAKKTAPNVNTPPDADPKTSAEQASREVLSATVPKESVATTSGQENQFVLPDVSEIQEAAGTQVPTLFSVTNHCLSMKPTI
- the LOC128758757 gene encoding uncharacterized protein LOC128758757 isoform X2, whose translation is MVQLDQPSKHPTKSSTQDSSVPLTTFQMARTKQVPRRGGKNKVPDKQRASPPVTRNASIKTRSQRRARTLTGVGKAPRKWKATKTGTKAAKKSAKKTAPNVNTPPDADPKTSAEQASREVLSATVPKESVATTSGQENQFVLPDVSEIQLYLQAWLLADESSLLLQEAAGTQVPTLFSVTNHCLSMKPTI
- the LOC128758757 gene encoding uncharacterized protein LOC128758757 isoform X1; this encodes MVQLDQPSKHPTKSSTQDSSVPLTTFQMARTKQVPRRGGKNKVPDKQRASPPVTRNASIKTRSQRRARTLTGVGKAPRKWKATKTGTKAAKKSAKKTAPNVNTPPDADPKTSAEQASREVLSATVPKESVATTSGQENQFVLPDVSEIQHKYVSSICRHGCWLMKVLFFSRKLQGRRTGPAQTLQINSCDSSKSREHMID
- the LOC128758757 gene encoding uncharacterized protein LOC128758757 isoform X3 — its product is MVQLDQPSKHPTKSSTQDSSVPLTTFQMARTKQVPRRGGKNKVPDKQRASPPVTRNASIKTRSQRRARTLTGVGKAPRKWKATKTGTKAAKKSAKKTAPNVNTPPDADPKTSAEQASREVLSATVPKESVATTSGQENQFVLPDVSEIQAWLLADESSLLLQEAAGTQVPTLFSVTNHCLSMKPTI